A window of the Streptomyces finlayi genome harbors these coding sequences:
- a CDS encoding helix-turn-helix domain-containing protein, protein MSQDSATATEAARKLTGRRRREVVAVLLFSGGPIFESSIPLSVFGIDRQDAGVPRYRLLVCGGEEGPLRTTGGLELSTPYGLEAISRAGTVVVPAWRSITSPPPAEALDALRRAHEEGARIVGLCTGAFVLAAAGLLDGRPATTHWMYAPTLAKRYPSVHVDPRELFVDDGDVLTSAGTAAGIDLCLHIVRTDHGTEAAGALARRLVVPPRRSGGQERYLDRSLPEEIGSDPLAEVVAWALEHLHEQFDVETLAARAYMSRRTFDRRFRSLTGSAPLQWLITQRVLQAQRLLETSDFSVDEVAGRCGFRSPVALRGHFRRQLGSSPAAYRAAYRARRPQGGGLESITTVLNPVVPAQGTVSGRRPAPAGPAPVTAGSGGSTEHLKPGPDAYAPGRPALPGQRHAP, encoded by the coding sequence ATGAGCCAGGACTCCGCCACCGCAACGGAGGCCGCACGGAAGCTGACCGGGCGGCGACGCCGGGAAGTCGTAGCCGTACTGCTATTCAGCGGCGGACCTATCTTCGAGAGCTCCATCCCGCTCTCCGTTTTCGGAATCGACCGGCAGGACGCGGGAGTTCCCCGCTACCGACTGCTCGTCTGCGGGGGCGAAGAGGGACCACTGCGCACCACGGGTGGGCTCGAACTCAGCACGCCGTACGGCCTGGAGGCGATCAGCAGGGCAGGCACCGTCGTGGTGCCCGCCTGGCGGTCCATCACATCGCCACCGCCCGCAGAGGCGTTGGACGCGCTGCGCCGTGCCCACGAGGAGGGCGCACGCATCGTCGGACTCTGCACCGGGGCCTTCGTCCTCGCCGCGGCCGGCCTGCTGGACGGCCGCCCGGCGACGACACACTGGATGTACGCACCGACGCTGGCCAAGCGCTATCCGTCGGTGCACGTCGATCCGCGTGAGCTCTTCGTCGACGACGGTGATGTGCTCACCTCCGCCGGCACGGCCGCCGGAATCGACCTCTGCCTGCACATCGTCCGCACGGACCACGGCACGGAGGCCGCCGGGGCACTCGCCCGCCGGCTCGTCGTGCCGCCGCGCCGCAGCGGCGGTCAGGAGCGCTACCTCGACAGGTCGCTGCCGGAGGAGATCGGCTCCGACCCGCTCGCCGAGGTGGTGGCCTGGGCACTGGAGCATCTCCACGAGCAGTTCGACGTGGAGACGCTGGCCGCGCGCGCCTACATGAGCAGGCGGACCTTCGACCGGAGATTCCGCTCGCTCACCGGAAGCGCACCGCTCCAGTGGCTCATCACCCAGCGGGTGCTGCAGGCGCAGCGGCTGCTGGAGACCTCCGACTTCTCGGTCGACGAGGTCGCGGGCCGCTGCGGCTTCCGCTCCCCGGTCGCGCTGCGCGGGCACTTCCGCCGCCAGCTGGGTTCGTCCCCGGCCGCCTACCGGGCCGCGTACCGGGCCCGCCGTCCGCAGGGCGGGGGGCTGGAGAGCATCACCACGGTGCTCAACCCGGTCGTGCCCGCCCAGGGGACGGTCTCAGGCAGGCGCCCCGCACCGGCCGGGCCCGCCCCGGTCACCGCGGGCTCCGGCGGTTCGACGGAGCACCTCAAACCGGGCCCGGACGCGTACGCCCCGGGACGCCCGGCCCTGCCGGGGCAGCGCCACGCCCCGTAG
- the orn gene encoding oligoribonuclease gives MNDRMVWIDCEMTGLSLTDDALIEVAALVTDSELNVLGEGVDIVIRPPDAALVTMPEVVRQMHTASGLLDELAGGTTLEAAEEQVMAYVREHVKEPAKAPLCGNSVGTDRGFLLRDMPSLEGYLHYRIVDVSSVKELARRWYPKAYFNSPAKNGNHRALADIRDSITELRYYREAVFVPQPGPDSVRAKEIAARFAAPAE, from the coding sequence ATGAACGACCGTATGGTGTGGATCGACTGCGAGATGACCGGGCTCTCGCTGACGGACGACGCACTCATCGAGGTGGCCGCGCTGGTCACCGACTCGGAGCTGAACGTGCTCGGCGAAGGGGTGGACATCGTGATCCGCCCGCCGGACGCGGCCCTGGTGACCATGCCCGAGGTGGTGCGGCAGATGCACACCGCCTCGGGGCTCCTCGACGAGCTGGCAGGGGGAACAACCCTGGAAGCCGCCGAGGAGCAGGTCATGGCCTACGTGCGCGAACACGTGAAGGAGCCCGCCAAGGCCCCGCTCTGCGGAAACTCGGTCGGTACCGACCGGGGCTTCCTCCTTCGGGACATGCCGTCGCTGGAGGGTTACCTCCACTACCGGATCGTCGATGTGTCCTCGGTCAAGGAACTGGCACGCCGCTGGTACCCGAAGGCGTACTTCAACAGTCCGGCGAAGAACGGCAACCACCGGGCACTGGCGGACATCCGCGATTCGATCACGGAGCTCCGCTACTACCGGGAGGCGGTCTTCGTGCCGCAGCCCGGCCCCGACTCGGTACGCGCCAAGGAGATCGCGGCGCGCTTCGCGGCTCCGGCGGAGTAG
- a CDS encoding GH1 family beta-glucosidase: protein MSAHFPPGFLWGTATSAHQIEGAVREDGRTPSIWDTFSHTPGKTEGGDHADVATDHYHRRTEDVQLIADLGVNAYRFSVSWSRVQPTGRGPAVQRGLDFYRLLVDELLERGVRPMLTLYHWDLPQELENAGGWTSRETSVRFAEYAGIVAEALGDRVELWTTLNEPWCSAFLGYGSGVHAPGRTEPVAALRAAHHLNLAHGLGTQALRAALPARAQVSLSLNPSVVRPRTRSPQDLDAARRIDALANRVFSDPVLKGSYPQDLFEDTARLTDWSFVEPGDLAAINQPLDSLGINYYTPAVVSDGSDAESPRSHAHGASESSPWPGSEQVAFHQPPGEQTEMGWSIDPSGLHDLLMRYTKEAPGMPLMITENGAAYPDKQGDDGVVQDVERIRYLHGHLSAVHRAIADGADVRGYFLWSLMDNFEWAYGYGKRFGIVHVDYPSQTRTPKASAHWYGELARTGILPKAPTC from the coding sequence ATGTCCGCACACTTTCCGCCCGGTTTCCTCTGGGGCACCGCGACCTCCGCCCATCAGATCGAGGGCGCGGTACGGGAGGACGGCCGCACCCCCTCCATCTGGGACACCTTCAGCCACACACCGGGCAAGACGGAGGGCGGCGACCACGCCGACGTCGCCACCGACCACTACCACCGCCGCACGGAGGACGTGCAGCTCATCGCGGACCTCGGGGTGAACGCGTACCGCTTCTCGGTCTCGTGGTCCCGGGTCCAGCCCACCGGGCGGGGTCCCGCCGTCCAGCGGGGTCTGGACTTCTACCGGCTCCTGGTCGACGAGCTGCTGGAGCGGGGCGTGAGGCCGATGCTCACGCTCTACCACTGGGACCTCCCGCAGGAGCTGGAGAACGCCGGCGGCTGGACGTCGCGGGAGACCTCCGTGCGCTTCGCCGAGTACGCGGGCATCGTCGCGGAGGCGCTCGGCGACCGGGTGGAGCTGTGGACGACGCTGAACGAGCCCTGGTGCAGCGCCTTCCTCGGTTACGGCTCCGGGGTGCACGCTCCGGGCCGAACGGAGCCGGTCGCCGCGCTGCGTGCCGCCCATCACCTGAATCTGGCGCACGGTCTGGGCACGCAGGCGCTGCGGGCGGCGCTGCCCGCCCGCGCGCAGGTCTCGCTGAGCCTCAACCCGAGTGTGGTGCGGCCCCGGACCCGGTCCCCGCAGGACCTGGACGCCGCGCGCCGGATCGACGCGCTGGCGAACCGGGTCTTCTCGGACCCGGTACTCAAGGGCTCTTACCCGCAGGATCTGTTCGAGGACACCGCGCGGCTGACGGACTGGTCGTTCGTGGAGCCGGGCGACCTGGCGGCGATCAACCAGCCGCTGGACTCGCTGGGCATCAACTACTACACGCCCGCGGTCGTCTCGGACGGCAGTGACGCGGAGAGCCCCCGCAGCCACGCGCACGGGGCGAGCGAGTCCTCGCCGTGGCCCGGTTCGGAGCAGGTGGCCTTCCACCAGCCGCCCGGCGAGCAGACCGAGATGGGCTGGTCGATCGACCCGTCCGGGCTGCACGACCTGCTCATGCGGTACACCAAGGAGGCGCCCGGTATGCCTCTGATGATCACGGAGAACGGTGCGGCGTACCCCGACAAGCAGGGGGACGACGGTGTGGTGCAGGACGTGGAGCGCATCCGTTATCTGCACGGGCATCTGTCGGCGGTCCACCGGGCGATCGCGGACGGGGCCGATGTGCGCGGCTACTTCCTCTGGTCGCTGATGGACAACTTCGAGTGGGCGTACGGCTACGGCAAGCGCTTCGGCATCGTCCACGTCGACTACCCTTCCCAGACACGCACGCCCAAGGCCAGCGCCCACTGGTACGGCGAGCTGGCGAGGACAGGAATCCTTCCCAAGGCGCCGACCTGCTGA
- a CDS encoding carbohydrate ABC transporter permease → MSGTTSKSGTAAPLSEGGAAPRRVGGGSSGPVRSERRRRLYRWDLKWSPYAFVAPFFVFFLAFGLFPLLYTGWASLHQVELTAPNDMEWIGLRNFSRLMEDEFFWNALRNTLTIGVLSTVPQLLIALGIAHLLNYKLRGSMFFRVAILTPYATSVAAATLVFVMLFGRDIGMINWALGQVGFGPVDWENGKWTSQLAVSTIVVWRWTGYNALIYLAAMQAIPNDLYESAALDGATRWQQFVHVTIPSLRPTILFTVVVSTIGATQLFGEPLLFNRGGGASGGANHQFQTLGLYLYEQGWVNLHLGRASAIAWTMFLILLLIGAVNWLVGRRLRKSS, encoded by the coding sequence GTGAGCGGTACGACAAGTAAGTCCGGCACGGCCGCGCCCCTCTCCGAGGGGGGCGCGGCCCCGCGCCGCGTGGGCGGCGGCTCATCGGGTCCGGTGCGCAGCGAGCGGCGTAGACGGCTCTACCGGTGGGACCTGAAGTGGAGTCCGTACGCCTTCGTGGCTCCGTTCTTCGTCTTCTTCCTGGCCTTCGGCCTGTTCCCGCTGCTGTACACGGGGTGGGCGTCGCTCCACCAGGTGGAGCTGACCGCCCCGAACGACATGGAATGGATCGGCCTGCGCAACTTCTCCAGGCTGATGGAGGACGAGTTCTTCTGGAACGCGCTGCGCAACACCCTGACCATCGGGGTCCTTTCCACGGTTCCACAGCTGCTGATCGCCCTCGGCATCGCGCATCTGCTCAACTACAAGCTGCGCGGCTCGATGTTCTTCCGGGTCGCGATCCTCACGCCGTACGCGACGAGTGTGGCCGCGGCGACGCTCGTGTTCGTGATGCTCTTCGGCCGTGACATCGGGATGATCAACTGGGCGCTGGGTCAGGTCGGTTTCGGCCCGGTGGACTGGGAGAACGGCAAGTGGACCTCGCAGCTCGCCGTGTCGACGATCGTCGTCTGGCGGTGGACCGGCTACAACGCGCTGATCTACCTGGCGGCGATGCAGGCGATTCCGAACGATCTCTACGAGTCGGCGGCGCTGGACGGCGCCACCCGCTGGCAGCAGTTCGTCCATGTGACGATCCCGTCGCTGCGGCCGACGATCCTGTTCACCGTCGTGGTGTCGACGATCGGTGCGACCCAGCTCTTCGGTGAGCCGCTCCTCTTCAATCGGGGTGGCGGCGCCTCCGGCGGGGCCAACCACCAGTTCCAGACGCTCGGTCTCTATCTGTACGAGCAGGGCTGGGTCAATCTCCACCTCGGACGGGCCTCGGCCATCGCCTGGACGATGTTCCTGATCCTTCTGCTGATCGGCGCCGTCAACTGGCTGGTAGGCCGTCGTCTGCGCAAGAGCTCATGA
- a CDS encoding ABC transporter substrate-binding protein: protein MRTSVFTRGTTAPPPRRTLRRAVVIAAVAALGAGLLAGCAEDSGDPDSSATKGGGKGKTTITVGVFGAFGLKEAGLYDAYMKLHPEINIEQTSIERNENYYPQLLTHLASGSGLADIQAIEVNNIAEIAQTQSGKLMDLGKTAGVKKENFLEWKWSQGTDKSGKTVALGTDIGPQGICYRKDLFEKAGLPTDREEVGALWAGDWQKFLAAGEKYKAKAPKGTAFIDSASGLMAAVQGGSAERYYDKDGKVVYKTNPAVKDAWDVAAKAADLGLTAKLQQFQPSWDQAIVNGTFATISCPPWMIGYIKDKGAEKTEGKWDVAAAPKASNWGGSFLTVPEAGKNKEEAAKLVAWLTAPEQQATFFAKRGSFPSAQAAFSLPEVADAKDPYVNDAPIGKIFSDAAKGIPVTIVGPKDLIIAQNLADVGMLQVDQKGVSSEDGWNAAVKSIDNALEK, encoded by the coding sequence ATGCGCACTTCTGTCTTCACCCGGGGAACGACCGCACCACCGCCCCGCCGCACGCTCCGCAGAGCCGTGGTCATCGCAGCCGTCGCCGCCCTCGGCGCCGGACTGCTGGCCGGCTGCGCCGAGGACTCCGGAGACCCGGACTCCAGCGCCACCAAGGGCGGCGGCAAGGGCAAGACGACGATCACCGTCGGCGTGTTCGGTGCCTTCGGTCTCAAGGAGGCGGGGCTGTACGACGCGTACATGAAGCTCCACCCCGAGATCAACATCGAGCAGACCTCGATCGAGCGGAACGAGAACTACTACCCGCAGCTGCTCACACACCTCGCCTCGGGCAGTGGTCTCGCCGACATCCAGGCGATCGAGGTCAACAACATCGCCGAGATCGCCCAGACGCAGTCGGGCAAGCTCATGGACCTGGGCAAGACCGCCGGGGTGAAGAAGGAGAACTTCCTGGAGTGGAAGTGGTCGCAGGGCACGGACAAGAGCGGTAAGACGGTCGCGCTCGGTACGGACATCGGCCCCCAGGGCATCTGCTACCGCAAGGACCTCTTCGAGAAGGCCGGGCTTCCCACGGACCGCGAGGAAGTCGGCGCGCTGTGGGCAGGCGACTGGCAGAAGTTCCTCGCCGCGGGCGAGAAGTACAAGGCGAAGGCGCCCAAGGGCACCGCGTTCATCGACTCCGCCTCCGGGCTGATGGCAGCCGTACAGGGTGGCTCGGCCGAGCGCTACTACGACAAGGACGGGAAGGTCGTCTACAAGACCAACCCGGCGGTCAAGGACGCCTGGGACGTCGCCGCGAAGGCGGCCGATCTCGGTCTGACGGCCAAGCTCCAGCAGTTCCAGCCCTCCTGGGACCAGGCCATCGTGAACGGCACCTTCGCCACCATCTCCTGCCCGCCGTGGATGATCGGCTACATCAAGGACAAGGGAGCCGAGAAGACCGAGGGCAAGTGGGACGTCGCCGCCGCGCCCAAGGCCAGCAACTGGGGCGGGTCCTTCCTGACCGTGCCCGAGGCCGGCAAGAACAAGGAGGAGGCCGCCAAGCTCGTCGCCTGGCTGACCGCCCCCGAGCAGCAGGCCACGTTCTTCGCCAAGCGGGGCAGCTTCCCGAGCGCGCAGGCCGCGTTCTCGCTTCCCGAGGTCGCCGACGCCAAGGACCCGTACGTCAACGACGCCCCGATCGGCAAGATCTTCTCCGACGCCGCCAAGGGCATCCCGGTGACCATCGTCGGCCCGAAGGACCTGATCATCGCCCAGAACCTGGCCGATGTCGGCATGCTCCAGGTCGACCAGAAGGGCGTCTCGTCCGAGGACGGCTGGAACGCCGCGGTGAAGTCGATCGACAACGCCCTGGAGAAGTGA
- a CDS encoding carbohydrate ABC transporter permease has product MTTLTPADRVAPQAPPAPRKGRRGKARAGKHLHGGKFTYAVLIVFTVISLFPLVWTAIAASRDNHRLAQNPPPFWFGGNLFKNLEIAWTDANMGTALLNTAIVAGSITVGTVVFSTLAGFAFAKLRFRFKNILLLLVIGTMMVPPQLSVVPLYMMVAKLQWTDQLQAVILPTLVSAFGVFFMRQYLIGALPTELIEAARVDGASSMRIVWHVVFPAARPAMAVLGMLTFVMAWNDFFWPIIALTQNGSPTVQVALTGLGRGYIPDQSVIMAGALLGTLPLLAVFVLFGKQIVGGIMQGAVKG; this is encoded by the coding sequence ATGACAACCCTGACTCCGGCCGACCGGGTGGCGCCGCAGGCACCGCCGGCCCCACGGAAGGGGCGGCGCGGCAAGGCTCGCGCCGGCAAGCACCTGCACGGCGGCAAGTTCACCTACGCGGTACTCATCGTCTTCACGGTGATCTCGCTCTTCCCCCTCGTGTGGACGGCGATCGCGGCGTCCCGCGACAACCACCGGCTGGCGCAGAATCCGCCGCCGTTCTGGTTCGGCGGCAATCTCTTCAAGAACCTGGAGATCGCCTGGACCGACGCCAACATGGGCACGGCCCTGCTGAACACGGCGATCGTGGCCGGTTCCATCACCGTCGGCACGGTCGTCTTCTCCACCCTGGCGGGCTTCGCCTTCGCCAAGCTCCGCTTCCGCTTCAAGAACATCCTGCTGCTGCTGGTCATCGGCACGATGATGGTGCCGCCGCAGCTCAGCGTCGTACCGCTGTACATGATGGTCGCCAAGCTCCAGTGGACCGATCAGCTGCAGGCGGTCATCCTGCCGACTCTGGTGAGCGCCTTCGGGGTGTTCTTCATGCGGCAGTACCTGATCGGGGCGCTGCCCACCGAACTGATCGAGGCGGCCCGGGTCGACGGGGCCAGCAGTATGCGCATCGTGTGGCACGTGGTCTTCCCGGCCGCACGGCCGGCGATGGCGGTGCTCGGGATGCTCACGTTCGTCATGGCCTGGAACGACTTCTTCTGGCCGATCATCGCGCTGACCCAGAACGGCAGTCCCACCGTCCAGGTGGCGCTCACCGGGCTGGGCCGCGGGTACATCCCCGACCAGTCGGTGATCATGGCGGGCGCGCTGCTCGGCACGCTGCCGCTGCTGGCCGTCTTCGTGCTCTTCGGCAAGCAGATCGTCGGCGGCATCATGCAGGGCGCCGTCAAGGGCTGA
- a CDS encoding LacI family DNA-binding transcriptional regulator — protein MTVRGKQGRRPTLEEVAAKAGVGRGTVSRVINGSPRVSDSTRATVEAAVNELGYVPNRAARALAGNRTDAIALVVPEPETRFFAEPYFSDIVRGVGAALADTEMQLLLTLAGNDRERRRLAQYLTAHRVDGVLLVSVHADDPLPDLLEQLGMPCVISGRRHAAEPLASVDSDNFEGGRSAVNHLISRGRRSIATITGRLDVYGAQRRLDGYREAVAAAGMAPDERLIAPADFTEEGGARAMRELLARCPEVDAVFIASDVMAAGARQVLREAGRRVPDDIAMIGFDDSAVARHMDPPLTSVRQPTEEMGRTMTRVLLQEIAGRSDDRPRIVLPTELVVRDSS, from the coding sequence ATGACTGTTCGTGGAAAGCAGGGGCGGCGGCCCACACTCGAGGAGGTCGCGGCGAAGGCAGGCGTCGGCCGGGGGACGGTGTCCCGGGTGATCAACGGCTCACCGCGCGTGAGCGACAGCACCCGGGCCACGGTCGAGGCGGCGGTGAACGAACTGGGTTACGTGCCCAACCGTGCCGCCCGCGCCCTGGCGGGCAACCGCACGGACGCCATCGCCCTGGTCGTGCCCGAGCCGGAGACCCGGTTCTTCGCCGAGCCGTACTTCTCCGACATCGTGCGCGGTGTCGGAGCGGCGCTCGCCGATACCGAGATGCAGCTGCTGCTCACCCTCGCGGGCAACGACCGCGAGCGCCGCAGGCTGGCCCAGTATCTGACCGCGCACCGCGTGGACGGCGTCCTGCTGGTCTCCGTGCACGCGGATGATCCACTGCCGGATTTGCTGGAGCAGCTGGGCATGCCCTGTGTGATCAGCGGACGCAGGCACGCCGCCGAACCCCTGGCGTCGGTCGACTCCGACAACTTCGAGGGCGGCCGCTCGGCCGTCAATCACCTCATATCCCGTGGTCGCCGCTCCATCGCCACCATCACGGGCCGGCTCGACGTGTACGGCGCCCAGCGCCGTCTCGACGGCTACCGCGAGGCCGTCGCCGCCGCGGGCATGGCCCCCGACGAGCGGCTGATCGCCCCTGCGGACTTCACCGAGGAGGGCGGCGCCCGCGCGATGCGGGAGCTCCTCGCCCGCTGCCCCGAGGTCGACGCGGTCTTCATCGCCTCCGACGTGATGGCGGCGGGCGCCCGCCAGGTGCTCCGGGAGGCCGGCCGACGGGTCCCGGACGACATCGCCATGATCGGCTTCGACGACTCGGCGGTCGCCCGTCACATGGACCCGCCGCTCACGAGCGTCCGGCAGCCCACCGAGGAGATGGGCCGCACGATGACCCGCGTCCTGCTCCAGGAGATCGCGGGGCGCTCCGACGACCGCCCGCGCATCGTGCTGCCCACGGAGCTGGTCGTGCGCGACTCGTCCTGA
- a CDS encoding transposase, with translation MSRQHFGELLDELEPRWESRCEGERHDRRGRDRRRQAGAGPKYELAFRDRLVITLAYLRTGLPQDALAVVYDVGSSTIGRAIQEIRPLLAARGFAVPDRPGLRLRTLEDVFAYAQAENIELRLDGAETQVRRPQAGRPGRRAFISGKRRQNTIKTTTFSDGQGRLLYSGAERPGRMHDQTAVRTEGIAEQFRTRPGVKAKVDSGYQGLAKEFPDQVTAPPKKPKEDACDGDKYAWREARRRQSSARICVEHTNAELRQWAPLRRFTGRRETFPETQQAIAALISDRAAKRPTHREHSTALVLSRDTAC, from the coding sequence GTGAGCCGCCAACACTTCGGCGAGTTGCTCGACGAGCTCGAACCCAGGTGGGAGTCACGGTGCGAGGGCGAACGCCATGACCGGCGCGGGCGGGACCGCCGTCGGCAGGCCGGGGCGGGACCGAAGTACGAACTCGCCTTCCGCGACCGGCTGGTGATCACTCTGGCCTACCTGCGCACCGGCCTGCCCCAAGATGCCCTCGCCGTGGTCTACGACGTCGGCTCCTCGACCATCGGCAGGGCGATCCAGGAGATCAGGCCCCTGCTCGCGGCCCGCGGCTTCGCCGTCCCCGACCGGCCCGGCCTGCGCTTGCGCACACTGGAGGATGTGTTCGCCTACGCGCAGGCCGAGAACATCGAGCTGCGGCTCGATGGTGCGGAGACCCAGGTCCGCCGCCCGCAGGCCGGCCGCCCCGGGCGCCGGGCGTTCATCTCGGGCAAGCGCAGGCAGAACACCATCAAGACCACCACGTTCAGCGACGGCCAGGGCCGCCTGCTCTACTCCGGGGCGGAACGGCCCGGCCGGATGCACGACCAGACCGCCGTGCGCACCGAGGGCATCGCCGAGCAGTTCAGGACCCGTCCCGGCGTGAAGGCGAAGGTCGACTCCGGCTACCAGGGCCTGGCCAAGGAGTTCCCCGACCAGGTCACCGCGCCGCCGAAGAAACCGAAGGAGGACGCCTGCGACGGCGACAAATACGCCTGGCGCGAGGCGAGGCGACGACAGTCCTCAGCCCGGATCTGCGTCGAGCACACCAACGCCGAACTGCGCCAATGGGCCCCACTACGACGGTTCACCGGACGACGCGAAACCTTCCCCGAGACCCAGCAGGCCATCGCAGCCCTGATCTCCGACCGCGCCGCCAAGCGGCCCACCCACCGCGAACACAGCACCGCGCTCGTCCTCTCCCGCGACACCGCCTGCTGA